One window from the genome of Rufibacter tibetensis encodes:
- a CDS encoding NADP-dependent isocitrate dehydrogenase, with protein sequence MTKTAKIIYTITDEAPALATQSFLPIVKAFTKAADIEVETRDISLAGRILSTFPDHLNENQVQNDDLAYLGELAKTPEANIIKLPNISASIPQLTSAIKELQAQGYNIPDYPADAKTDAEKEIKARYGKVLGSAVNPVLREGNSDRRVADAVKQYARKNPHSMGAWSADSTSHVAHMTDGDFYGSEQSVVVDQASDVRIEFVAADGTTTVLKDKLALKAGEVIDASRMSRKALRAFYEKEIADAKASGALLSLHLKATMMKVSDPIMFGHAVTVFFKDVFTKHADLFKQIGVNPDNGLGDVYSKIQSLPEEQRAAVEADLQAAYQNGPAIAMVDSDKGITNLHFPNDVIIDASMPAAIRSSGKMWGPDGKLHDTKYMIPDRNYAGIYQEVIDFCKQNGAFDPKTMGTVPNIGLMAQKAEEYGSHDKTFQITTTGTVRVVDASGNALMEHQVEEGDIWRMCQTKDLPIQDWVKLAVTRARITGAPAVFWLDPQRAHDANLIQKVERYLQDHDTNGLDIRIMSPVEAMRFSCERAVAGQDTISVTGNVLRDYLTDLFPIIELGTSAKMLSIVPLLDGGGLFETGAGGSAPKHVQQFMEENYLRWDSLGEFLALAVSLEDLAYKTKNEKAQVLAETLNQANAEFLEKDKSPSRKVGGIDNRGSHFYLALYWAQALAEQNKNEELKARFSSLAQALTENETQIVQEQIAAQGKPVELGGYFHPDFDKAAEAMRPSATLNSFIDQF encoded by the coding sequence ATGACAAAAACCGCGAAAATCATTTATACCATTACAGATGAAGCTCCGGCCCTGGCCACGCAGTCTTTCCTGCCTATTGTGAAAGCTTTCACCAAAGCGGCAGACATTGAAGTAGAAACCAGAGACATCTCCCTGGCTGGCCGTATTCTTTCCACGTTCCCTGACCACCTGAATGAAAACCAGGTTCAGAACGATGATCTGGCCTACTTGGGCGAGTTAGCCAAAACCCCTGAGGCCAACATCATCAAATTGCCAAACATCAGTGCCTCTATTCCGCAGTTGACCTCGGCTATCAAAGAATTGCAGGCCCAAGGCTATAACATCCCAGATTACCCAGCCGATGCGAAAACCGACGCTGAAAAAGAAATCAAAGCCCGTTACGGCAAAGTATTAGGTAGCGCGGTAAACCCGGTGCTGAGAGAAGGAAACTCTGACCGTCGGGTAGCTGATGCGGTGAAACAATACGCCAGAAAGAACCCGCACTCTATGGGTGCTTGGAGCGCTGATTCCACCTCGCACGTGGCGCACATGACAGACGGAGACTTCTACGGCAGCGAGCAGTCTGTAGTAGTAGACCAAGCCAGTGACGTAAGAATTGAGTTTGTGGCCGCTGACGGAACTACAACCGTCTTGAAAGATAAACTGGCTTTGAAAGCCGGTGAAGTGATTGATGCTTCGCGCATGAGTAGAAAAGCTTTGCGTGCGTTCTATGAGAAAGAGATCGCGGATGCCAAAGCATCTGGTGCGCTTCTTTCTCTGCACTTAAAGGCCACCATGATGAAGGTGTCTGACCCTATTATGTTCGGCCACGCGGTGACGGTGTTCTTCAAAGACGTTTTCACGAAACACGCTGATTTGTTCAAGCAAATCGGGGTGAATCCTGACAACGGGTTGGGCGATGTGTACAGCAAAATCCAGTCATTACCAGAAGAGCAGAGAGCAGCCGTAGAAGCTGACTTGCAGGCCGCTTACCAGAACGGACCAGCTATTGCCATGGTGGACTCTGACAAAGGCATCACCAACCTGCACTTCCCTAACGACGTGATCATTGACGCGTCTATGCCAGCGGCCATCCGTTCTTCGGGCAAAATGTGGGGACCAGATGGTAAGCTGCACGACACCAAATACATGATTCCAGACCGCAACTACGCGGGCATCTACCAAGAGGTAATCGACTTCTGTAAGCAGAACGGCGCTTTTGACCCTAAAACCATGGGCACCGTGCCTAACATCGGGTTGATGGCGCAGAAAGCCGAAGAGTACGGTTCACACGACAAGACTTTCCAGATCACTACTACCGGAACCGTTCGTGTAGTGGATGCATCGGGCAATGCCCTAATGGAGCATCAGGTAGAGGAAGGCGATATCTGGAGAATGTGCCAGACCAAAGACCTTCCTATCCAAGACTGGGTGAAATTAGCCGTGACCAGAGCCCGCATCACCGGTGCTCCGGCCGTATTCTGGTTAGATCCACAAAGAGCCCATGACGCCAACCTGATCCAAAAGGTAGAGCGTTACCTGCAAGACCACGACACCAACGGGCTTGACATCAGAATCATGTCTCCGGTAGAAGCCATGCGCTTCTCTTGCGAGCGCGCTGTTGCTGGTCAGGACACCATCTCTGTAACGGGTAACGTACTTCGTGACTACCTAACTGACTTGTTCCCAATCATTGAGTTAGGTACCAGCGCAAAAATGCTCTCTATCGTTCCGCTTCTGGACGGCGGTGGATTGTTTGAGACCGGTGCCGGTGGATCTGCCCCTAAGCACGTGCAGCAGTTCATGGAAGAAAACTACCTGCGTTGGGACTCATTGGGTGAGTTCTTAGCCTTGGCTGTTTCTCTGGAAGATTTGGCCTATAAGACCAAAAACGAGAAGGCACAAGTTTTGGCTGAGACCTTGAACCAGGCCAACGCTGAGTTTCTGGAGAAAGACAAGTCGCCTTCCCGTAAAGTAGGGGGCATTGACAACCGTGGTAGCCACTTCTATTTGGCGCTTTACTGGGCCCAAGCCTTGGCGGAGCAAAACAAGAACGAGGAACTGAAAGCCAGATTCTCTTCTTTGGCCCAAGCTTTGACTGAGAACGAGACCCAGATTGTACAGGAGCAAATTGCTGCCCAAGGCAAGCCTGTTGAATTAGGCGGGTACTTCCACCCAGACTTCGACAAAGCGGCTGAAGCTATGCGTCCAAGCGCTACCTTGAACTCATTCATTGATCAGTTCTAA
- a CDS encoding M16 family metallopeptidase — translation MKKRFLSFYMMGALLFTQCKTSTPTQTSSASTAPATTAEAKEEFTYTTVPNDPLKARIYKLDNGLTVYLTKYENAPRIQTYIAVRAGSKNDPADATGLAHYLEHMAFKGSTRLGTIDWEKEKEELAKIEALYELYRTQKDPALRKKTYHQIDSISGVAAKYAVPNEYDKLVAAMGMKNSNASTWVEQTIYYGDIPSNQLDKWTMLEAERLGVMIPRLFHTELEAVYEEKNRSLDSDNNKAFEAAFAALFPTHQYGAQTTIGTVEHLKNPSITEIKKYFDTYYVPNNMAIAMSGDLDFDQTIKTINEHFGRWQKKAEPQYQAPQEKPITAPIVKEILGPEAEMVLMAYRFPGIKSKDALVLRMINQILTNGQAGLIDLNINQKQAALGAASFAEIYNDYSAHFLTGNPRQGQTLDQVKNLLLQQIELVKKGQFEDWLIPAIVNKNKISKMQAYESNAARATAFVDAFIARQDWAEHLQQEEAFDKITKQDVMDVANRYYGNNYAIIYKRTGQDPTAQKVEKPTITPVPANREAQSEFYKQVASRTVTDLQPQFVDYQKDIQQGALKGNVPVYYTKNQENGLFNLFYILDMGTNTDLKLGLAVDYLQYLGTDKYTAEELQKEFFKIGCSFGVSSGQDQVYVSLTGLDENLEQGLQLFESLLKNPKADPKALQDMVAGILKDRKDAKLNKNIIHSVAMVNYAKYGPKNPFTHILSEQELKKVKPEELVSRIKSIPTYQHRVLYYGPRELQAITATLNTGHNVPATLKPVPAENDFKELDIKDRKVFWTNYDMVQAELLFLTKSLNYDPKLVPTIRLYNEYFDGGMGAIVFQELRESRALAYSASSRFANASRKDRANYIMSYIGTQSDKLPEAMAGMQELLNELPVAETNFNNAKASVRNSIATERINKVGILMNYEQARKLGIDHDIRRDIYESLDALTLDQIKAFQQQFVKGQNQTILVIGSKNRLNFKELAKYGTVKQLTLKELFGY, via the coding sequence GTGAAGAAACGATTTCTATCCTTCTATATGATGGGGGCATTGCTGTTTACTCAATGCAAAACCAGCACGCCAACCCAAACTTCTTCTGCATCAACGGCACCCGCCACTACCGCAGAAGCCAAAGAAGAATTTACCTACACCACCGTTCCCAATGATCCGCTGAAGGCGCGCATCTACAAACTGGACAACGGCCTTACGGTTTACCTGACCAAGTACGAGAATGCGCCCCGTATTCAGACTTACATTGCGGTGCGGGCAGGCAGCAAGAACGACCCCGCCGATGCCACCGGCTTGGCCCACTACCTGGAGCACATGGCCTTCAAAGGCTCTACCCGCTTAGGCACCATTGACTGGGAAAAAGAAAAAGAGGAGCTGGCCAAGATAGAGGCGCTGTATGAACTGTACCGCACCCAGAAAGATCCGGCGCTCCGCAAGAAAACTTACCACCAGATTGACTCTATCTCAGGAGTAGCTGCCAAGTACGCGGTACCTAATGAGTATGACAAACTGGTAGCGGCCATGGGCATGAAAAACTCCAACGCCAGCACCTGGGTGGAACAGACCATCTATTACGGCGATATCCCTAGCAATCAGTTGGACAAATGGACCATGCTGGAGGCCGAGCGGTTAGGTGTGATGATTCCGAGGTTGTTCCATACGGAGCTAGAGGCGGTATACGAAGAGAAAAACCGCTCGCTGGACTCAGACAACAACAAAGCGTTTGAGGCAGCGTTTGCCGCCTTATTCCCCACGCACCAGTACGGTGCTCAAACCACCATCGGGACCGTTGAGCACTTAAAGAACCCGTCTATCACGGAGATCAAGAAGTATTTTGATACCTACTACGTGCCCAACAACATGGCCATTGCCATGAGCGGTGACCTTGATTTTGACCAGACAATTAAAACCATCAATGAGCATTTCGGGAGATGGCAGAAGAAAGCCGAGCCACAGTACCAGGCACCGCAGGAGAAGCCGATTACGGCCCCCATTGTGAAAGAGATTCTGGGGCCAGAGGCCGAGATGGTGTTGATGGCGTACCGCTTCCCGGGCATCAAATCAAAAGACGCATTGGTGCTTCGTATGATTAACCAGATTCTGACCAACGGCCAGGCGGGTTTGATTGACCTGAACATCAACCAGAAACAGGCAGCCTTGGGCGCGGCTTCCTTTGCCGAGATCTACAATGATTATTCTGCCCATTTCCTGACTGGGAACCCACGCCAGGGACAAACCCTGGATCAGGTGAAAAACCTGTTACTGCAGCAGATCGAGCTGGTAAAGAAAGGCCAGTTTGAAGATTGGTTGATTCCGGCAATTGTGAACAAAAACAAGATCAGCAAGATGCAGGCGTATGAGAGCAATGCCGCCCGAGCCACTGCGTTCGTGGATGCATTCATTGCGCGTCAGGATTGGGCTGAGCACCTGCAGCAAGAAGAAGCTTTTGACAAAATCACGAAACAAGACGTGATGGATGTGGCCAACCGGTACTATGGAAACAACTACGCCATTATCTACAAGCGTACCGGTCAGGACCCAACCGCTCAGAAAGTAGAGAAACCTACCATAACGCCAGTGCCCGCCAACCGCGAGGCGCAGTCTGAGTTCTACAAGCAAGTGGCCAGCCGCACGGTAACTGACCTGCAACCGCAGTTTGTGGATTACCAGAAAGACATCCAGCAGGGAGCCCTGAAAGGCAACGTTCCGGTGTACTACACCAAAAACCAGGAAAACGGCCTGTTCAACCTGTTCTACATTCTGGACATGGGCACCAATACAGACCTGAAGCTAGGCCTGGCCGTGGATTATCTTCAATACCTAGGCACCGACAAATACACCGCCGAAGAGCTGCAGAAAGAGTTCTTCAAGATCGGCTGTTCGTTTGGGGTTTCCTCTGGTCAGGACCAGGTGTATGTTTCCCTAACGGGACTAGACGAGAACCTGGAGCAAGGACTGCAATTGTTTGAGAGCCTTCTCAAGAACCCGAAAGCAGACCCAAAAGCGCTGCAGGACATGGTAGCCGGTATCCTGAAAGACCGCAAAGACGCCAAGCTGAACAAGAACATCATCCATAGCGTGGCCATGGTGAACTATGCCAAGTACGGTCCTAAAAACCCGTTCACCCACATTCTTAGCGAGCAGGAACTGAAGAAAGTAAAACCAGAGGAGCTGGTTTCCCGCATCAAGAGCATTCCTACCTACCAGCATCGCGTACTGTATTACGGTCCGCGTGAGTTGCAGGCGATCACAGCTACCCTGAACACTGGCCACAACGTACCTGCCACTTTAAAACCGGTTCCTGCGGAGAATGACTTCAAGGAATTGGACATTAAAGACCGCAAAGTGTTCTGGACCAACTATGACATGGTGCAGGCCGAGTTGCTGTTTTTGACCAAGTCTCTGAATTATGACCCCAAACTGGTGCCCACCATCAGGCTGTACAATGAGTACTTTGACGGCGGCATGGGCGCTATTGTGTTCCAAGAACTCCGTGAGTCACGTGCTTTGGCGTACTCGGCCAGCTCACGGTTTGCCAACGCCAGCCGGAAAGACAGAGCCAACTACATCATGTCCTACATTGGAACGCAATCTGACAAACTGCCCGAGGCGATGGCCGGCATGCAGGAACTGCTGAATGAACTACCAGTGGCGGAAACGAACTTCAACAACGCCAAAGCCTCGGTACGCAACAGCATCGCTACGGAGCGCATTAACAAAGTAGGCATCCTGATGAACTATGAACAGGCCCGCAAACTTGGTATTGACCACGACATCCGCCGTGACATTTACGAAAGTCTGGATGCTTTAACCTTAGACCAGATCAAAGCCTTTCAACAGCAATTTGTGAAGGGTCAGAACCAAACCATTCTAGTCATCGGGTCTAAAAACCGACTCAATTTCAAAGAATTAGCCAAATACGGCACCGTGAAGCAGTTGACCTTGAAAGAACTGTTTGGGTACTAA
- a CDS encoding SDR family oxidoreductase, translated as MNTIALVVGSSGIIGSNLAQELISQGWTTYGLARNPNRNVENLQPVAADLLSPESLQTALENIAPTHVFFTSWMRQETEAENIRVNSLMVRNLLDALSPKKSVQHVALVTGLKHYLGPFEAYAKDGFLPETPLREEHPRLNIENFYYAQEDEVYAAAERDGFTWSIHRPHTVIGKAVGNLMNLGTTLAVYATICKETGRQFQWPGSEAQWNGLSDVTDARVLAKHLVWATTTEAARNEAFNVVNGEYFRWNKLWKQLAEWFGVEPVGFDGTIHPLEAEIANDGPLWREIAEKFNLAEPDLNRLASAWHTDLDLGRPIEVMTDMTKSRKLGFHVYQKTDESFFDLFEQLRQDRLIP; from the coding sequence ATGAATACTATAGCCTTAGTGGTTGGTTCCAGCGGAATCATCGGGAGTAACCTGGCGCAAGAATTGATTTCCCAAGGATGGACCACCTACGGATTGGCCCGCAACCCGAACAGGAATGTAGAGAACTTGCAGCCTGTTGCCGCCGATTTACTTAGCCCCGAAAGTTTGCAGACCGCCTTGGAGAACATTGCTCCTACGCACGTCTTCTTTACCAGCTGGATGCGCCAGGAAACCGAGGCCGAGAACATACGGGTGAACAGCCTGATGGTCCGCAATCTGCTGGATGCCTTGTCTCCGAAGAAATCAGTACAGCACGTTGCCCTTGTTACGGGCCTGAAACATTACTTAGGACCCTTTGAAGCCTATGCCAAAGACGGGTTCCTGCCTGAGACGCCTTTGCGGGAAGAACACCCACGGCTTAATATCGAGAACTTCTATTACGCGCAGGAAGATGAAGTATATGCCGCTGCTGAGCGGGACGGATTCACCTGGAGCATCCACCGTCCGCATACCGTCATTGGCAAAGCAGTAGGCAATCTGATGAACTTGGGAACTACCCTGGCGGTGTATGCCACCATCTGCAAAGAAACCGGCCGCCAATTCCAGTGGCCAGGTTCTGAAGCCCAGTGGAACGGCCTTTCTGACGTGACGGATGCAAGAGTGTTAGCCAAGCACCTGGTGTGGGCCACCACCACGGAAGCCGCCCGCAATGAAGCATTCAACGTAGTAAACGGAGAGTACTTCCGGTGGAACAAACTCTGGAAGCAGTTGGCAGAATGGTTCGGGGTTGAGCCGGTTGGCTTTGACGGCACCATTCACCCCTTAGAAGCCGAGATCGCGAACGACGGTCCTCTCTGGCGCGAGATAGCGGAGAAATTCAACCTGGCAGAACCTGATCTAAACCGTCTGGCCTCTGCCTGGCACACCGATCTTGACTTAGGCCGGCCCATTGAAGTCATGACCGATATGACTAAAAGCCGCAAACTTGGTTTCCATGTTTATCAAAAAACTGATGAGTCTTTCTTTGACTTATTTGAGCAATTGCGCCAAGACCGGTTGATACCGTAA
- a CDS encoding DUF2243 domain-containing protein, translating to MHQDTEKANPKQSMYAAALIGVGVMAAVDEIIFHQVLAWHHFYDRSTPKIGLLTDGILHSAELIAIVAGFFMLLDLRRSHSIVKPRAWAGFFLGLGGFQLFDGLIDHKVLRLHQIRYVDNTLPYDIAWNLAALILLFLGLLLLNRAKNLERKEGTGHLGTSGR from the coding sequence ATGCACCAAGACACAGAAAAAGCGAACCCAAAGCAATCCATGTATGCCGCCGCCTTGATTGGCGTAGGTGTGATGGCGGCCGTTGATGAGATTATCTTTCACCAGGTATTGGCCTGGCACCATTTCTATGACCGCTCTACTCCAAAGATAGGTTTACTTACTGACGGCATTCTTCATTCAGCCGAGTTAATTGCCATTGTAGCGGGTTTCTTTATGCTGCTGGACTTAAGGCGAAGTCATTCTATAGTTAAACCAAGAGCATGGGCTGGCTTTTTCTTAGGCTTAGGTGGGTTCCAGTTGTTTGATGGTTTAATTGACCACAAAGTGCTGCGGCTCCACCAAATCAGGTACGTGGACAATACCCTTCCTTATGACATCGCCTGGAACCTTGCCGCTTTGATTCTGCTCTTTTTGGGCTTACTTCTGCTAAACCGGGCCAAAAACCTGGAAAGAAAAGAAGGTACAGGGCATCTAGGAACATCAGGCAGGTAG
- a CDS encoding cytochrome c oxidase assembly protein, whose product MQHHSHHELHGGSFGQWIPLLVLIVVTGVYLCGTASVKSGKARWNNWSTISFLTGMGLLGIAVLPTLMQWAHQDLRGHMVQHLLIGMFAPLFLVLGAPITLALKALPVKAARWITSILRSEFFYSISHPITAFVLNIGGMYLLYLTPLYIESLGKPYLHYLMHVHFLLAGYLFTWSMIGPDPVPKHPSFLLRVSVLFISIAAHAFLSKFMYAYIYPLNSPHSAEQIREATKLMYYWGDLSELLLIIALFTIWYRQRKCSRYNLTPTVS is encoded by the coding sequence ATGCAACACCACTCCCATCACGAACTTCACGGCGGCTCCTTTGGGCAATGGATCCCATTGCTGGTGCTGATAGTAGTTACTGGAGTTTACCTGTGTGGCACGGCCTCCGTTAAATCGGGGAAGGCACGTTGGAACAACTGGAGTACCATCAGCTTTCTGACGGGCATGGGCTTGTTGGGCATAGCTGTGCTACCTACCCTTATGCAATGGGCTCATCAGGACTTGCGAGGACACATGGTACAGCACCTGCTCATAGGCATGTTTGCCCCGTTGTTTCTGGTGTTAGGCGCCCCCATTACTTTAGCTTTAAAAGCTTTACCGGTAAAAGCCGCAAGGTGGATTACTTCAATCCTAAGAAGCGAGTTCTTCTATTCAATAAGCCACCCCATTACTGCTTTTGTGTTGAATATTGGAGGCATGTACCTACTCTATCTAACACCATTGTATATAGAAAGCCTCGGAAAACCGTATCTGCATTACCTGATGCATGTGCATTTCCTTCTGGCAGGCTATCTTTTTACCTGGTCCATGATAGGCCCTGATCCTGTTCCAAAACACCCAAGTTTTCTACTACGGGTTTCCGTGCTTTTTATCAGCATTGCTGCACACGCTTTCTTAAGTAAGTTCATGTACGCCTACATTTATCCGCTAAACTCTCCCCACAGTGCAGAGCAAATCAGAGAAGCAACTAAGTTGATGTATTATTGGGGCGATCTTTCTGAACTGCTGCTGATCATTGCCCTCTTTACTATCTGGTACCGCCAGCGTAAATGCTCCAGGTATAATTTAACTCCTACAGTTTCTTAG
- the nfi gene encoding deoxyribonuclease V (cleaves DNA at apurinic or apyrimidinic sites) translates to MAWHQQLPPPDPQLVKQLTEQQEILRQQVVLQKPDFDLKLLAGCDSSFIGENILSVFVVLSFPELKLVESVWHYGPVELPYIPGFLAFRESPNLVNAYQKLQHEPDLIMVDGHGIAHPRRLGIASQLGVLLNKPTMGVAKKVLTGKHEEPASEKGSLTPLTHRGEHIGNVIRTKDKVKPVFVSPGHLMDMETATSLVLQTALKHKLPEPTRLADHYAEVYKKEAQQ, encoded by the coding sequence ATGGCTTGGCACCAACAGCTTCCCCCACCCGATCCGCAACTGGTAAAGCAACTTACAGAGCAGCAGGAAATCTTGCGGCAACAGGTGGTGCTCCAGAAACCAGACTTTGACCTGAAACTGCTGGCCGGCTGTGACTCTTCGTTCATTGGGGAGAATATCCTGTCGGTGTTTGTGGTGCTTTCATTCCCTGAGCTGAAGCTGGTGGAAAGCGTGTGGCATTATGGGCCTGTGGAGTTGCCGTACATCCCGGGTTTTCTGGCTTTCCGCGAATCGCCTAATCTGGTTAACGCGTATCAGAAGCTACAACACGAACCTGACCTGATCATGGTAGACGGGCACGGCATCGCGCACCCGCGCCGGCTGGGTATTGCGAGTCAGTTGGGCGTGCTGCTGAACAAACCCACCATGGGTGTGGCCAAGAAAGTCCTCACGGGGAAGCACGAGGAACCGGCTTCAGAAAAAGGCAGCCTGACACCCCTCACCCACCGCGGGGAGCACATCGGGAACGTAATCCGGACCAAAGACAAAGTGAAACCAGTGTTCGTGTCGCCGGGGCATTTGATGGATATGGAAACCGCCACTTCGCTGGTGTTGCAGACAGCCCTCAAGCACAAATTACCAGAGCCCACCCGTTTAGCTGACCATTACGCTGAAGTTTACAAGAAAGAGGCGCAACAGTAA
- a CDS encoding MFS transporter, which yields MKSTNGAPLIKLSLISLLLGGFSIGMTEFLMMGILPDLSTSLNISIPEAGHLISIYALGVVIGAPLMVGLTSKQPPRKVLIGLMLMVCVFNGLFAVAGNYPLLLATRLLAGLPHGAFFGIGAVVASKLAEPGREARAVSVMFAGLTVANIIGVPLGTYIGHNYSWRYSFVLIAVVALVAALAVKVWMPSVKSDSETSFLKSLNIFKHKELWFIIGISTIGTGGFFAWISYIAPLMTEVGGFSSNSMTIIMIVAGLGMVVGNFIGGRLADRYSPLTTITCLLLSMVAALILTVVLIQFKPTAILMTFMTGAIGFGMIAPMQMLIVQQAKGAEMLASSLLQATSNMGNALGAFLGGLPIAAGFGYTSPEYVGAALAFTGVVFCLLLVVSYKQKARNLAVA from the coding sequence ATGAAAAGTACCAACGGTGCCCCGCTCATCAAACTCAGTTTAATCTCTCTGTTGTTGGGTGGGTTCAGCATTGGGATGACCGAATTCCTGATGATGGGAATTCTACCCGATTTGTCTACCTCACTTAATATATCCATACCCGAAGCCGGTCACCTTATCTCTATCTACGCTCTGGGGGTAGTGATTGGCGCCCCTTTAATGGTGGGCCTCACCTCAAAGCAGCCTCCCAGAAAAGTCTTGATTGGCTTAATGCTGATGGTGTGCGTCTTTAATGGTTTGTTCGCGGTGGCGGGCAATTACCCTTTACTACTGGCTACCAGGCTTCTGGCAGGTCTGCCGCACGGAGCGTTCTTTGGCATTGGGGCCGTAGTGGCAAGTAAATTAGCCGAGCCTGGGCGCGAGGCACGGGCCGTTTCGGTGATGTTTGCCGGGTTAACCGTAGCCAACATTATTGGAGTCCCGCTAGGCACCTACATCGGGCATAATTACAGCTGGCGTTATTCCTTTGTGCTCATTGCGGTAGTTGCTTTGGTGGCGGCATTGGCGGTTAAGGTATGGATGCCGTCTGTGAAATCAGACTCTGAGACCAGTTTCCTGAAAAGCCTTAACATCTTCAAACACAAAGAACTGTGGTTCATCATCGGGATTTCCACCATTGGTACCGGCGGTTTTTTTGCCTGGATCAGTTATATAGCTCCGTTAATGACCGAAGTAGGAGGCTTCAGCAGCAATTCCATGACCATCATTATGATAGTGGCTGGTTTAGGCATGGTAGTGGGCAATTTCATTGGAGGGCGCCTCGCCGACCGTTACTCACCCCTTACCACCATTACTTGCTTGCTTCTAAGCATGGTAGCGGCCCTGATCCTCACCGTAGTTCTAATCCAGTTTAAACCTACCGCCATTTTAATGACGTTTATGACCGGGGCCATCGGTTTCGGGATGATTGCGCCTATGCAGATGCTGATTGTGCAACAGGCAAAAGGTGCTGAGATGCTGGCTTCTTCCCTTCTGCAGGCTACCTCTAACATGGGCAACGCCTTAGGTGCTTTCCTGGGAGGCTTGCCTATTGCCGCTGGGTTTGGCTACACGTCTCCGGAGTATGTTGGCGCAGCTCTGGCTTTTACCGGGGTCGTTTTCTGCCTGCTCTTGGTTGTCTCGTATAAACAAAAAGCAAGAAACCTGGCAGTAGCATAG
- a CDS encoding outer membrane beta-barrel protein produces MHSFAQKNFVSGYFVTVKNDTISCLINDQNWKKNPKQVQYRITENGDTDTFKPAQIKSFGLSTGDVFEGKIVSIDNSTNNVERLSVNGAPTTTTDTVFLKVLVKGAANLFYLYNGEREHFYYQTNAENLVELGLTYSLQFDPVTGKRLLITDSKYRGQLKTYFADCSALTEKLLDIKYSVSDMRAAFKQYNTCRNNNGYVSTEEKARFDFGVLAGASFTNLSFTSAERVDLARTKFKSPVSFNAGISVNMILPRNRQRWSFYNELLWKSYTAQGNYYQTIDFAYEHRAYNTEFSISSFGLGSMIRYNMSFPTLKPFVSIGVANNLILHVKEFQSVHVTYDFSEKEEYYERVPVGIIDKHELGALVGAGVSYKKTSLEARGEVGSGFTRSGLTASHKTAIRVLFGYHF; encoded by the coding sequence TTGCATTCTTTCGCTCAAAAGAATTTTGTGAGCGGTTACTTTGTCACGGTCAAGAATGACACCATCAGCTGTCTGATTAATGACCAAAATTGGAAAAAGAACCCCAAACAGGTTCAATACAGAATAACAGAAAACGGAGACACAGACACCTTCAAACCTGCCCAGATCAAAAGCTTTGGCTTATCTACCGGCGATGTATTTGAAGGCAAGATCGTTTCCATTGACAACTCAACCAATAACGTAGAACGCTTATCCGTGAATGGTGCTCCCACAACTACCACGGACACTGTTTTCCTGAAGGTTCTAGTGAAGGGAGCCGCCAACCTGTTTTACCTCTACAATGGAGAGCGAGAACATTTCTATTATCAAACTAACGCAGAAAACCTTGTTGAACTAGGCTTAACGTACTCCTTACAATTTGACCCGGTAACCGGCAAGCGTTTGCTCATCACAGACAGCAAGTACCGTGGGCAGCTAAAAACCTATTTCGCAGATTGCTCTGCCCTTACAGAAAAACTGCTAGATATTAAGTACAGTGTATCAGATATGCGGGCGGCTTTTAAACAATATAACACCTGCAGAAACAACAATGGCTATGTAAGTACAGAAGAGAAGGCCAGGTTTGATTTTGGGGTGCTGGCTGGTGCTTCTTTCACCAACCTTTCTTTCACCTCTGCTGAACGGGTAGACTTGGCCAGGACAAAGTTCAAAAGCCCTGTAAGCTTTAATGCTGGAATATCGGTTAATATGATTTTGCCCAGAAACAGGCAAAGATGGTCTTTTTACAATGAGTTACTCTGGAAGTCTTATACCGCCCAAGGCAACTACTACCAAACCATAGATTTTGCCTATGAGCACAGAGCGTACAACACAGAGTTTTCCATCTCCAGCTTCGGACTTGGTAGTATGATTCGGTACAACATGAGTTTTCCCACGCTTAAGCCTTTTGTAAGTATTGGAGTTGCCAACAACCTTATCTTACATGTGAAGGAATTCCAAAGCGTACACGTGACCTATGACTTCTCAGAAAAGGAAGAGTATTATGAGCGGGTTCCGGTGGGTATTATAGACAAACATGAACTAGGTGCCCTTGTTGGTGCCGGAGTTTCTTACAAGAAAACCAGCCTGGAGGCAAGAGGAGAAGTTGGCAGCGGCTTTACCAGAAGCGGATTGACTGCTTCGCATAAAACCGCAATTCGGGTGCTATTTGGATATCATTTTTAA